From Dreissena polymorpha isolate Duluth1 chromosome 15, UMN_Dpol_1.0, whole genome shotgun sequence, a single genomic window includes:
- the LOC127860601 gene encoding neurogenic locus notch homolog protein 1-like isoform X28 produces MRMISIKIIPFLLFLRAVHGGFWGSICMPNPCKNGAWCRNDVWGKICICTPGWQGINCDQDINECLEQTCKNGASCSNSPGAYSCTCKPGWQGQNCDQGDVKVSMQGATLSTNGLIWADWVPNLAIDGRTGQPDECGCCSAMKRPTWLQLSLPQTYFVKWVILYGRTDQVRHQLRNIVMLGGYDEHHMVEQQATSFSDTIRTYEISPPQAMQAIRVIGNGIDYMTICEIEVYRQKDCVNGKYGPNCENRCNCREGPCYTINGTCGSGCQDGWRGAACNETCDNGLYGRDCLTKCGYCLNNAYCNKTSGVCPVGCAAGYTGSLCKDDINKCSALPCKNGAICTNLVNAYLCECTPGWQGMNCDQDINECLTAPCKNGATCSNLQNAYSCTCKPGWQGMNCDQDINECLTAPCKNGAWCSNLQNAYSCTCVPGWQGQNCDQDINECSPLPCKNGAWCSNLQNAYSCTCTPGWQGMNCDQDINECLTAPCKNGAWCSNLPNAYSCTCTPGWQGKNCDQDINECSPLPCKNGAWCSNLQNAYSCTCTPGWQGMNCDQDINECLTAPCKNGATCSNLQNAYSCTCKPGWQGKNCDQDINECSPLPCKNGAWCSNLQNAYSCTCTPGWQGMNCDQDINECLTAPCKNGAMCSNLQNAYSCTCVPGWQGKNCDQDINECSPLPCKNGATCSNLQNAYLCTCKPGWQGKNCDQDIDECAPAPCENGATCTNLQDAYSCMCAPGWQGKHCDQDVNECASAPCKNGATCRDLTNEYTCDCVTGWTGYNCQEDIDECALETCKNEATCANFPGFFECTCTPGWHGTRCDVDIDECATNNQPCKNGATCSNLHNAYSCTCPSGWFGKNCNQSINCVANGTISMQKPNFAASVFAYNSKGKCVAGFSDYDQNVALIAGCEKNLYVYVTFSNFVFDGVDLLGGENVETHVVNCKEIPEEGVVRNTLVYYNSSLVIHDKAEYPYVDIRSAIYTNSMETVKAVTMGIGQPVVLTIYTTMNYFLKPEACWAYGGQAVNESAPKSKLIEQGCSLDTNLCLNFGWQSPKNGTKVNMVLKGFKFYGSEFITIVCSMRMCLMDHPDNCVISCSNRKPRAENAMSELQTERLMSVTTSIKVVDKYQEWNALAGVSKKEARYMWNFLTCLGLLLIE; encoded by the exons ATCATCCCTTTCCTGTTGTTTTTGAGAGCAGTACATGGAGGATTTTGGGGCA GTATATGCATGCCAAATCCATGTAAAAACGGTGCATGGTGTAGGAATGATGTTTGGGGgaaaatatgtatatgtacacCGGGCTGGCAGGGAATAAATTGTGATCAGG ATATCAACGAGTGCTTGGAACAAACTTGTAAGAATGGCGCCAGTTGCAGTAATTCTCCTGGTGCGTATTCGTGCACGTGTAAACCAGGCTGGCAGGGACAAAACTGTGATCAGG GTGATGTCAAAGTTTCAATGCAAGGAGCTACACTTTCGACAAACGGATTAATATGGGCTGATTGGGTTCCCAACCTAGCCATCGATGGAAGAACTGGTCAACCTGACGAATGTGGATGTTGTTCCGCCATGAAAAGGCCGACCTGGCTTCAATTAAGTCTACcacaaacatattttgtgaaGTGGGTTATACTTTATGGGCGTACAGACCAAG TTAGACATCAGCTAAGGAATATTGTAATGCTTGGTGGTTATGACGAGCATCACATGGTCGAACAACAGGCCACTAGTTTTTCTGATACCATACGAACCTATGAGATAAGTCCGCCACAGGCTATGCAAGCAATACGCGTGATTGGCAATGGAATAGACTATATGACAATATGCGAAATAGAAGTTTACCGACAAAAAG ATTGCGTGAATGGAAAATATGGCCCTAATTGTGAAAACAGATGTAATTGTCGGGAAGGACCTTGTTACACGATAAATGGTACCTGTGGGTCAGGATGTCAGGATGGCTGGAGAGGAGCCGCATGCAACGAaa CCTGCGACAACGGATTGTACGGCCGAGACTGTCTGACGAAATGTGGTTATTGTCTGAACAACGCTTACTGTAATAAGACATCCGGTGTATGTCCAGTTGGATGTGCTGCAGGATATACTGGTTCTCTCTGCAAAGACG ATATCAACAAATGCTCGGCACTCCCTTGTAAGAATGGCGCCATTTGCACCAATCTTGTGAACGCGTATTTATGCGAGTGTACACCAGGCTGGCAAGGGATGAACTGTGATCAGG ATATCAATGAATGCCTAACTGCTCCGTGTAAAAATGGAGCCACGTGCAGCAATCTCCAGAACGCGTATTCATGCACGTGTAAACCAGGCTGGCAGGGAATGAACTGTGATCAGG ATATCAATGAATGCCTAACTGCTCCGTGTAAAAATGGAGCCTGGTGCAGCAATCTTCAGAACGCGTATTCATGCACGTGTGTGCCAGGCTGGCAGGGACAGAACTGTGATCAGG atatcaacgaatgctCGCCACTCCCTTGTAAGAATGGAGCCTGGTGCAGCAATCTTCAGAACGCGTATTCATGCACGTGTACTCCAGGCTGGCAGGGAATGAACTGTGATCAGG ATATCAATGAATGCCTAACTGCTCCGTGTAAAAATGGAGCCTGGTGCAGCAATCTTCCGAACGCGTATTCATGCACGTGTACTCCAGGCTGGCAGGGAAAGAACTGTGATCAGG atatcaacgaatgctCGCCACTCCCCTGTAAGAATGGAGCCTGGTGCAGCAATCTTCAGAACGCGTATTCATGCACGTGTACACCAGGCTGGCAGGGAATGAACTGTGATCAGG ATATCAATGAATGTCTAACTGCTCCGTGTAAAAATGGAGCCACGTGCAGCAATCTTCAGAACGCGTATTCATGCACATGTAAACCAGGCTGGCAGGGAAAGAACTGTGATCAGG atatcaacgaatgctCGCCACTCCCCTGTAAGAATGGAGCCTGGTGCAGCAATCTTCAGAACGCGTATTCATGCACGTGTACACCAGGCTGGCAGGGAATGAACTGTGATCAGG ATATCAATGAATGTCTAACTGCTCCGTGTAAAAATGGAGCCATGTGCAGCAATCTTCAGAACGCGTATTCATGCACATGTGTGCCAGGCTGGCAGGGAAAGAACTGTGATCAGG atatcaacgaatgctCGCCACTCCCCTGTAAGAATGGTGCCACTTGCAGCAATCTTCAGAACGCGTATTTATGCACGTGTAAACCAGGCTGGCAGGGGAAGAACTGTGATCAGG ATATCGATGAATGCGCACCAGCTCCTTGTGAAAACGGCGCCACGTGCACAAATCTGCAGGACGCGTACTCGTGCATGTGCGCACCTGGCTGGCAAGGAAAACATTGTGATCAGG ACGTGAACGAGTGCGCATCGGCCCCATGCAAAAATGGCGCCACGTGCAGGGATCTTACGAACGAGTACACATGTGACTGTGTGACAGGATGGACCGGATATAACTGCCAGGAAG ATATCGACGAGTGTGCATTGGAAACCTGCAAGAATGAGGCCACGTGCGCAAATTTTCCCGGATTTTTTGAATGCACTTGCACACCGGGTTGGCATGGGACACGATGTGATGTCG ATATCGATGAGTGTGCGACAAACAATCAACCATGTAAAAACGGCGCCACATGCAGCAATCTTCATAATGCATACTCATGTACCTGCCCCTCCGGTTGGTTTGGAAAGAACTGTAATCAAA GTATAAACTGTGTCGCAAACGGCACAATAAGCATGCAGAAACCCAACTTTGCGGCAAGTGTGTTCGCCTACAACAGCAAGGGCAAGTGTGTCGCTGGGTTTTCCGACTACGACCAGAATGTCGCATTGATCGCCGGATGTGAAAAG AATCTCTACGTGTATGTGACGTTCTCCAATTTCGTGTTCGACGGCGTTGATTTGCTTGGTGGTGAAAACGTCGAAACCCACGTGGTCAACTGCAAGGAGATACCAGAAGAAGGTGTCGTCAGGAATACACTAGTCTATTACAACTCCTC GTTGGTCATACATGACAAGGCCGAGTATCCGTACGTGGACATTCGGTCGGCCATATACACGAACTCAATGGAGACTGTGAAAGCGGTCACCATGGGCATCGGACAGCCCGTCGTTCTCACCATTTACACAACCA TGAATTACTTCTTGAAGCCCGAGGCGTGCTGGGCTTATGGTGGCCAAGCGGTCAATGAATCTGCACCCAAAAGTAAACTCATAGAGCAAGG ATGTTCCCTGGACACAAATCTGTGCCTCAACTTCGGTTGGCAGTCGCCTAAGAACGGCACCAAAGTTAACATGGTGCTAAAGGGTTTCAAGTTCTACGGATCCGAGTTCATCACTATTGTGTGTTCTATGCGAATGTGCCTGATGGATCATCCAGACAACTGTGTGATT TCTTGCAGTAACAGAAAACCTCGTGCTGAAAACGCAATGTCTGAACTCCAAACAGAACGACTGATGTCTGTTACGACGAGTATCAAAGTGGTTGACAAGTATCAGGAGTGGAATGCGCTAGCTGGGGTCAGCAAAAAAG AGGCAAGATATATGTGGAATTTTCTTACGTGCCTCGGCTTACTGCTCATCGAATGA
- the LOC127860601 gene encoding neurogenic locus notch homolog protein 1-like isoform X40, with product MRMISIKIIPFLLFLRAVHGGFWGSICMPNPCKNGAWCRNDVWGKICICTPGWQGINCDQDINECLEQTCKNGASCSNSPGAYSCTCKPGWQGQNCDQGDVKVSMQGATLSTNGLIWADWVPNLAIDGRTGQPDECGCCSAMKRPTWLQLSLPQTYFVKWVILYGRTDQVRHQLRNIVMLGGYDEHHMVEQQATSFSDTIRTYEISPPQAMQAIRVIGNGIDYMTICEIEVYRQKDCVNGKYGPNCENRCNCREGPCYTINGTCGSGCQDGWRGAACNETCDNGLYGRDCLTKCGYCLNNAYCNKTSGVCPVGCAAGYTGSLCKDDINKCSALPCKNGAICTNLVNAYLCECTPGWQGMNCDQDINECLTAPCKNGATCSNLQNAYSCTCKPGWQGMNCDQDINECLTAPCKNGAWCSNLQNAYSCTCVPGWQGQNCDQDINECSPLPCKNGAWCSNLQNAYSCTCTPGWQGKNCDQDINECSPLPCKNGAWCSNLQNAYSCTCTPGWQGMNCDQDINECLTAPCKNGATCSNLQNAYSCTCKPGWQGKNCDQDINECSPLPCKNGAWCSNLQNAYSCTCTPGWQGMNCDQDINECLTAPCKNGAMCSNLQNAYSCTCVPGWQGKNCDQDINECSPLPCKNGATCSNLQNAYLCTCKPGWQGKNCDQDIDECAPAPCENGATCTNLQDAYSCMCAPGWQGKHCDQDVNECASAPCKNGATCRDLTNEYTCDCVTGWTGYNCQEDIDECALETCKNEATCANFPGFFECTCTPGWHGTRCDVDIDECATNNQPCKNGATCSNLHNAYSCTCPSGWFGKNCNQSINCVANGTISMQKPNFAASVFAYNSKGKCVAGFSDYDQNVALIAGCEKNLYVYVTFSNFVFDGVDLLGGENVETHVVNCKEIPEEGVVRNTLVYYNSSLVIHDKAEYPYVDIRSAIYTNSMETVKAVTMGIGQPVVLTIYTTMNYFLKPEACWAYGGQAVNESAPKSKLIEQGCSLDTNLCLNFGWQSPKNGTKVNMVLKGFKFYGSEFITIVCSMRMCLMDHPDNCVISCSNRKPRAENAMSELQTERLMSVTTSIKVVDKYQEWNALAGVSKKEARYMWNFLTCLGLLLIE from the exons ATCATCCCTTTCCTGTTGTTTTTGAGAGCAGTACATGGAGGATTTTGGGGCA GTATATGCATGCCAAATCCATGTAAAAACGGTGCATGGTGTAGGAATGATGTTTGGGGgaaaatatgtatatgtacacCGGGCTGGCAGGGAATAAATTGTGATCAGG ATATCAACGAGTGCTTGGAACAAACTTGTAAGAATGGCGCCAGTTGCAGTAATTCTCCTGGTGCGTATTCGTGCACGTGTAAACCAGGCTGGCAGGGACAAAACTGTGATCAGG GTGATGTCAAAGTTTCAATGCAAGGAGCTACACTTTCGACAAACGGATTAATATGGGCTGATTGGGTTCCCAACCTAGCCATCGATGGAAGAACTGGTCAACCTGACGAATGTGGATGTTGTTCCGCCATGAAAAGGCCGACCTGGCTTCAATTAAGTCTACcacaaacatattttgtgaaGTGGGTTATACTTTATGGGCGTACAGACCAAG TTAGACATCAGCTAAGGAATATTGTAATGCTTGGTGGTTATGACGAGCATCACATGGTCGAACAACAGGCCACTAGTTTTTCTGATACCATACGAACCTATGAGATAAGTCCGCCACAGGCTATGCAAGCAATACGCGTGATTGGCAATGGAATAGACTATATGACAATATGCGAAATAGAAGTTTACCGACAAAAAG ATTGCGTGAATGGAAAATATGGCCCTAATTGTGAAAACAGATGTAATTGTCGGGAAGGACCTTGTTACACGATAAATGGTACCTGTGGGTCAGGATGTCAGGATGGCTGGAGAGGAGCCGCATGCAACGAaa CCTGCGACAACGGATTGTACGGCCGAGACTGTCTGACGAAATGTGGTTATTGTCTGAACAACGCTTACTGTAATAAGACATCCGGTGTATGTCCAGTTGGATGTGCTGCAGGATATACTGGTTCTCTCTGCAAAGACG ATATCAACAAATGCTCGGCACTCCCTTGTAAGAATGGCGCCATTTGCACCAATCTTGTGAACGCGTATTTATGCGAGTGTACACCAGGCTGGCAAGGGATGAACTGTGATCAGG ATATCAATGAATGCCTAACTGCTCCGTGTAAAAATGGAGCCACGTGCAGCAATCTCCAGAACGCGTATTCATGCACGTGTAAACCAGGCTGGCAGGGAATGAACTGTGATCAGG ATATCAATGAATGCCTAACTGCTCCGTGTAAAAATGGAGCCTGGTGCAGCAATCTTCAGAACGCGTATTCATGCACGTGTGTGCCAGGCTGGCAGGGACAGAACTGTGATCAGG atatcaacgaatgctCGCCACTCCCTTGTAAGAATGGAGCCTGGTGCAGCAATCTTCAGAACGCGTATTCATGCACGTGTACACCAGGCTGGCAGGGGAAGAACTGTGATCAGG atatcaacgaatgctCGCCACTCCCTTGTAAGAATGGAGCCTGGTGCAGCAATCTTCAGAACGCGTATTCATGCACGTGTACTCCAGGCTGGCAGGGAATGAACTGTGATCAGG ATATCAATGAATGTCTAACTGCTCCGTGTAAAAATGGAGCCACGTGCAGCAATCTTCAGAACGCGTATTCATGCACATGTAAACCAGGCTGGCAGGGAAAGAACTGTGATCAGG atatcaacgaatgctCGCCACTCCCCTGTAAGAATGGAGCCTGGTGCAGCAATCTTCAGAACGCGTATTCATGCACGTGTACACCAGGCTGGCAGGGAATGAACTGTGATCAGG ATATCAATGAATGTCTAACTGCTCCGTGTAAAAATGGAGCCATGTGCAGCAATCTTCAGAACGCGTATTCATGCACATGTGTGCCAGGCTGGCAGGGAAAGAACTGTGATCAGG atatcaacgaatgctCGCCACTCCCCTGTAAGAATGGTGCCACTTGCAGCAATCTTCAGAACGCGTATTTATGCACGTGTAAACCAGGCTGGCAGGGGAAGAACTGTGATCAGG ATATCGATGAATGCGCACCAGCTCCTTGTGAAAACGGCGCCACGTGCACAAATCTGCAGGACGCGTACTCGTGCATGTGCGCACCTGGCTGGCAAGGAAAACATTGTGATCAGG ACGTGAACGAGTGCGCATCGGCCCCATGCAAAAATGGCGCCACGTGCAGGGATCTTACGAACGAGTACACATGTGACTGTGTGACAGGATGGACCGGATATAACTGCCAGGAAG ATATCGACGAGTGTGCATTGGAAACCTGCAAGAATGAGGCCACGTGCGCAAATTTTCCCGGATTTTTTGAATGCACTTGCACACCGGGTTGGCATGGGACACGATGTGATGTCG ATATCGATGAGTGTGCGACAAACAATCAACCATGTAAAAACGGCGCCACATGCAGCAATCTTCATAATGCATACTCATGTACCTGCCCCTCCGGTTGGTTTGGAAAGAACTGTAATCAAA GTATAAACTGTGTCGCAAACGGCACAATAAGCATGCAGAAACCCAACTTTGCGGCAAGTGTGTTCGCCTACAACAGCAAGGGCAAGTGTGTCGCTGGGTTTTCCGACTACGACCAGAATGTCGCATTGATCGCCGGATGTGAAAAG AATCTCTACGTGTATGTGACGTTCTCCAATTTCGTGTTCGACGGCGTTGATTTGCTTGGTGGTGAAAACGTCGAAACCCACGTGGTCAACTGCAAGGAGATACCAGAAGAAGGTGTCGTCAGGAATACACTAGTCTATTACAACTCCTC GTTGGTCATACATGACAAGGCCGAGTATCCGTACGTGGACATTCGGTCGGCCATATACACGAACTCAATGGAGACTGTGAAAGCGGTCACCATGGGCATCGGACAGCCCGTCGTTCTCACCATTTACACAACCA TGAATTACTTCTTGAAGCCCGAGGCGTGCTGGGCTTATGGTGGCCAAGCGGTCAATGAATCTGCACCCAAAAGTAAACTCATAGAGCAAGG ATGTTCCCTGGACACAAATCTGTGCCTCAACTTCGGTTGGCAGTCGCCTAAGAACGGCACCAAAGTTAACATGGTGCTAAAGGGTTTCAAGTTCTACGGATCCGAGTTCATCACTATTGTGTGTTCTATGCGAATGTGCCTGATGGATCATCCAGACAACTGTGTGATT TCTTGCAGTAACAGAAAACCTCGTGCTGAAAACGCAATGTCTGAACTCCAAACAGAACGACTGATGTCTGTTACGACGAGTATCAAAGTGGTTGACAAGTATCAGGAGTGGAATGCGCTAGCTGGGGTCAGCAAAAAAG AGGCAAGATATATGTGGAATTTTCTTACGTGCCTCGGCTTACTGCTCATCGAATGA
- the LOC127860601 gene encoding neurogenic locus notch homolog protein 1-like isoform X24, producing the protein MRMISIKIIPFLLFLRAVHGGFWGSICMPNPCKNGAWCRNDVWGKICICTPGWQGINCDQDINECLEQTCKNGASCSNSPGAYSCTCKPGWQGQNCDQGDVKVSMQGATLSTNGLIWADWVPNLAIDGRTGQPDECGCCSAMKRPTWLQLSLPQTYFVKWVILYGRTDQVRHQLRNIVMLGGYDEHHMVEQQATSFSDTIRTYEISPPQAMQAIRVIGNGIDYMTICEIEVYRQKDCVNGKYGPNCENRCNCREGPCYTINGTCGSGCQDGWRGAACNETCDNGLYGRDCLTKCGYCLNNAYCNKTSGVCPVGCAAGYTGSLCKDDINKCSALPCKNGAICTNLVNAYLCECTPGWQGMNCDQDINECLTAPCKNGATCSNLQNAYSCTCKPGWQGMNCDQDINECLTAPCKNGAWCSNLQNAYSCTCVPGWQGQNCDQDINECSPLPCKNGAWCSNLQNAYSCTCTPGWQGKNCDQDINECSPLPCKNGAWCSNLQNAYSCTCTPGWQGMNCDQDINECLTAPCKNGAWCSNLQNAYSCTCTPGWQGKNCDQDINECAPLPCKNGATCSNLQNAYSCTCTPGWQGQNCDQDINECLTAPCKNGAWCSNLPNAYSCTCTPGWQGKNCDQDINECLTAPCKNGAMCSNLQNAYSCTCVPGWQGKNCDQDINECSPLPCKNGATCSNLQNAYLCTCKPGWQGKNCDQDIDECAPAPCENGATCTNLQDAYSCMCAPGWQGKHCDQDVNECASAPCKNGATCRDLTNEYTCDCVTGWTGYNCQEDIDECALETCKNEATCANFPGFFECTCTPGWHGTRCDVDIDECATNNQPCKNGATCSNLHNAYSCTCPSGWFGKNCNQSINCVANGTISMQKPNFAASVFAYNSKGKCVAGFSDYDQNVALIAGCEKNLYVYVTFSNFVFDGVDLLGGENVETHVVNCKEIPEEGVVRNTLVYYNSSLVIHDKAEYPYVDIRSAIYTNSMETVKAVTMGIGQPVVLTIYTTMNYFLKPEACWAYGGQAVNESAPKSKLIEQGCSLDTNLCLNFGWQSPKNGTKVNMVLKGFKFYGSEFITIVCSMRMCLMDHPDNCVISCSNRKPRAENAMSELQTERLMSVTTSIKVVDKYQEWNALAGVSKKEARYMWNFLTCLGLLLIE; encoded by the exons ATCATCCCTTTCCTGTTGTTTTTGAGAGCAGTACATGGAGGATTTTGGGGCA GTATATGCATGCCAAATCCATGTAAAAACGGTGCATGGTGTAGGAATGATGTTTGGGGgaaaatatgtatatgtacacCGGGCTGGCAGGGAATAAATTGTGATCAGG ATATCAACGAGTGCTTGGAACAAACTTGTAAGAATGGCGCCAGTTGCAGTAATTCTCCTGGTGCGTATTCGTGCACGTGTAAACCAGGCTGGCAGGGACAAAACTGTGATCAGG GTGATGTCAAAGTTTCAATGCAAGGAGCTACACTTTCGACAAACGGATTAATATGGGCTGATTGGGTTCCCAACCTAGCCATCGATGGAAGAACTGGTCAACCTGACGAATGTGGATGTTGTTCCGCCATGAAAAGGCCGACCTGGCTTCAATTAAGTCTACcacaaacatattttgtgaaGTGGGTTATACTTTATGGGCGTACAGACCAAG TTAGACATCAGCTAAGGAATATTGTAATGCTTGGTGGTTATGACGAGCATCACATGGTCGAACAACAGGCCACTAGTTTTTCTGATACCATACGAACCTATGAGATAAGTCCGCCACAGGCTATGCAAGCAATACGCGTGATTGGCAATGGAATAGACTATATGACAATATGCGAAATAGAAGTTTACCGACAAAAAG ATTGCGTGAATGGAAAATATGGCCCTAATTGTGAAAACAGATGTAATTGTCGGGAAGGACCTTGTTACACGATAAATGGTACCTGTGGGTCAGGATGTCAGGATGGCTGGAGAGGAGCCGCATGCAACGAaa CCTGCGACAACGGATTGTACGGCCGAGACTGTCTGACGAAATGTGGTTATTGTCTGAACAACGCTTACTGTAATAAGACATCCGGTGTATGTCCAGTTGGATGTGCTGCAGGATATACTGGTTCTCTCTGCAAAGACG ATATCAACAAATGCTCGGCACTCCCTTGTAAGAATGGCGCCATTTGCACCAATCTTGTGAACGCGTATTTATGCGAGTGTACACCAGGCTGGCAAGGGATGAACTGTGATCAGG ATATCAATGAATGCCTAACTGCTCCGTGTAAAAATGGAGCCACGTGCAGCAATCTCCAGAACGCGTATTCATGCACGTGTAAACCAGGCTGGCAGGGAATGAACTGTGATCAGG ATATCAATGAATGCCTAACTGCTCCGTGTAAAAATGGAGCCTGGTGCAGCAATCTTCAGAACGCGTATTCATGCACGTGTGTGCCAGGCTGGCAGGGACAGAACTGTGATCAGG atatcaacgaatgctCGCCACTCCCTTGTAAGAATGGAGCCTGGTGCAGCAATCTTCAGAACGCGTATTCATGCACGTGTACACCAGGCTGGCAGGGGAAGAACTGTGATCAGG atatcaacgaatgctCGCCACTCCCTTGTAAGAATGGAGCCTGGTGCAGCAATCTTCAGAACGCGTATTCATGCACGTGTACTCCAGGCTGGCAGGGAATGAACTGTGATCAGG ATATCAATGAATGTCTAACTGCTCCGTGTAAAAATGGAGCCTGGTGCAGCAATCTTCAGAACGCGTATTCATGCACGTGTACTCCAGGCTGGCAGGGAAAGAACTGTGATCAGG atatcaacgaatgcgcGCCACTCCCTTGTAAGAATGGCGCCACTTGCAGCAATCTTCAGAACGCGTATTCGTGCACGTGTACACCAGGTTGGCAAGGACAGAACTGTGATCAAG ATATCAATGAATGCCTAACTGCTCCGTGTAAAAATGGAGCCTGGTGCAGCAATCTTCCGAACGCGTATTCATGCACGTGTACTCCAGGCTGGCAGGGAAAGAACTGTGATCAGG ATATCAATGAATGTCTAACTGCTCCGTGTAAAAATGGAGCCATGTGCAGCAATCTTCAGAACGCGTATTCATGCACATGTGTGCCAGGCTGGCAGGGAAAGAACTGTGATCAGG atatcaacgaatgctCGCCACTCCCCTGTAAGAATGGTGCCACTTGCAGCAATCTTCAGAACGCGTATTTATGCACGTGTAAACCAGGCTGGCAGGGGAAGAACTGTGATCAGG ATATCGATGAATGCGCACCAGCTCCTTGTGAAAACGGCGCCACGTGCACAAATCTGCAGGACGCGTACTCGTGCATGTGCGCACCTGGCTGGCAAGGAAAACATTGTGATCAGG ACGTGAACGAGTGCGCATCGGCCCCATGCAAAAATGGCGCCACGTGCAGGGATCTTACGAACGAGTACACATGTGACTGTGTGACAGGATGGACCGGATATAACTGCCAGGAAG ATATCGACGAGTGTGCATTGGAAACCTGCAAGAATGAGGCCACGTGCGCAAATTTTCCCGGATTTTTTGAATGCACTTGCACACCGGGTTGGCATGGGACACGATGTGATGTCG ATATCGATGAGTGTGCGACAAACAATCAACCATGTAAAAACGGCGCCACATGCAGCAATCTTCATAATGCATACTCATGTACCTGCCCCTCCGGTTGGTTTGGAAAGAACTGTAATCAAA GTATAAACTGTGTCGCAAACGGCACAATAAGCATGCAGAAACCCAACTTTGCGGCAAGTGTGTTCGCCTACAACAGCAAGGGCAAGTGTGTCGCTGGGTTTTCCGACTACGACCAGAATGTCGCATTGATCGCCGGATGTGAAAAG AATCTCTACGTGTATGTGACGTTCTCCAATTTCGTGTTCGACGGCGTTGATTTGCTTGGTGGTGAAAACGTCGAAACCCACGTGGTCAACTGCAAGGAGATACCAGAAGAAGGTGTCGTCAGGAATACACTAGTCTATTACAACTCCTC GTTGGTCATACATGACAAGGCCGAGTATCCGTACGTGGACATTCGGTCGGCCATATACACGAACTCAATGGAGACTGTGAAAGCGGTCACCATGGGCATCGGACAGCCCGTCGTTCTCACCATTTACACAACCA TGAATTACTTCTTGAAGCCCGAGGCGTGCTGGGCTTATGGTGGCCAAGCGGTCAATGAATCTGCACCCAAAAGTAAACTCATAGAGCAAGG ATGTTCCCTGGACACAAATCTGTGCCTCAACTTCGGTTGGCAGTCGCCTAAGAACGGCACCAAAGTTAACATGGTGCTAAAGGGTTTCAAGTTCTACGGATCCGAGTTCATCACTATTGTGTGTTCTATGCGAATGTGCCTGATGGATCATCCAGACAACTGTGTGATT TCTTGCAGTAACAGAAAACCTCGTGCTGAAAACGCAATGTCTGAACTCCAAACAGAACGACTGATGTCTGTTACGACGAGTATCAAAGTGGTTGACAAGTATCAGGAGTGGAATGCGCTAGCTGGGGTCAGCAAAAAAG AGGCAAGATATATGTGGAATTTTCTTACGTGCCTCGGCTTACTGCTCATCGAATGA